The Methylomarinum sp. Ch1-1 genome contains the following window.
TCACGGATGAAGGCCAGAGCTCCTTCATTAAAAAATACCTGAATCAATAGATTGGTTAATATCGCGTCATCCCTCAGGGCGGGGCGCTAAAAACCGCCGCCGGGGAAAAATTGGCCGTTGTGCGTATCCAGGCGGATTGCCTGGCGGCGAATCCTATTGCATGCTAATTGTAGCCTTGCCTTAGGATGTGCTGAACAGCGTGAAGCGCATCAAAAATGGTGCGCTTCCACTCGTCAGCACACCCTACCCGCATCGTAGGGCGGCTTCGCGAAGCAAGCCGCCAAAAACCGCCACCAGGGCAAAATTGGGGCGGGTTATTTAACACACCCTAAACGTTTAACTTACTTTAGGCGTATTTGTTGCTAATTTTCTGTTTTGCCACTCATTCATTTAATGAGGTAGCCCTGATGAAGGCGAAACTGGTTTGTGATGCGTTACAGATGGCGATCTAGCAACACCGTCCAGAGGGATTCATCACCATGCCACCTCATTCAACTCTATCAACTTAGTCTTCTGTCACACATTTGTTGATCGTCAATACTTCGGCCTGTTCGGCTGAGCGCTCCTCCTCGTCATCGTAACGCTCGGCTACGTTAACCTTGATACCTTTGCCAGCTAAACGTTCGACGATGTTGTCGGCCCGCTGTTTCTCCGTGAACAAGCCGAGAGAAATGGCGCCTTTCATCTCGCCTTTTCGGAACAGCCATAACTCTTTAATTCCCTTATTCCTGAGCATCGACACATTGTTTCTGGAAGCAGCAAACGTTTCGGCGGCCGGATAATAAACCAAATAGGATGAAACTTTCCGCTTATCCTTCGTCTCGCCGATCCGCAAATTGCTCAAGTCTAAGTCTTCAGCCTGAACAGTTGAAAACGGCTGATTCACCCTGAGATAAAGACGCTTCTCGGTTGTATAACGCGCACTCACGTCAGCTGCTATCCCCTTGCTGATCATGCGCTTAGCGAACTTTTCCGCCCGGTATTTTTGTTTGAACAGACCCAGTGAAATTGCGCCCTTCATCTCGCCTTTGCGAAACAACCATAAGTCTTTGATTCCCCTCTTCTCCAGCAACGCAACATTGTTTCTGGAAGCGGCAAACGTTTCGGCGGCCGGATAATAGACCAGATAGGAGGATATCGCCTGTTGTTCCTTAACAAAGGTTTCCGTCCTTTGTGGATCCAGCCCTTGTTTGTTCAACCATGCAGTCATTTGCGGATCGTTTGCAAACGGCCCGATCTCAATACAGGCCGGCGCGGAGGCCTCAACGACCTCATCTAGCTCAGCGCTAACGACCCGACTTCGCGGTTCATGTTTATCGGTACTTATACTGCCCTTGTCCGCCTCATCGTTAACGCTATCGGTCAATTTTTCCCCTTCGGCAATCAGCGCCTTCTGGACTTGCTGCGTTGCTTGCAAGTCATCCACGTCGCTTTCATCGATCATGAGTTGCGCGGCCATCAATTCAAGCTCTTCTTGTTCAGCGCCTTGCTCGACCATCGCCAGCCATTGCTCCGTTAATTCCGAGGCCGGACCGACCGCTTTTGCGCCTAACTCTGCCACACTTGCATGCGGCGCCGGCAAGGCATCTGCGTCATCGGCCATCAACTGCGCCATGAGCCAATCCATCTCTTGCTGATCGGAGCCAAATTCGCTCATCATCAGCCAGTCTTCAGCCTGCAACCGATCGCTTGCGGCGGACGCCGATCCAGTCGATTCTTCGGTCAACCGGACGGTCACGGGCGTGTCGTGTTTGCTGATTTCACTCAACAACAAAATCTGCTTTTCCGAGGATGCGTCATCGATGCCGCGTTGCGAGCTAGAGCGAAGCCCGCCATTTTGGAGTTCCCAAAGAAAAAAAATCACATTCGCCAAGATCACAAGAAAGAAGCAGAACTTCATAGTCGACACCCTTTTTTGCAATAAACCGACAGTCCCTTCAGCACCATATCAGGTTCGATAATCGTCTTTATGCTTAGGTTTTCAGCGATAAGCGAGGCATCTCCGCCGGTCATGATCACATCGCCGGAAAGCTGCTGCCTAGACAGCACATGCTCTACCAATCCGGCCGCCGCATAAAGCGTCCCATTATAGATCGCCGCCTCGGTATCGGCCGCCAATCCAGCCACTTTGTCCTGCTCGCTAAAAGGCAACTGAGCGGTTCCTCGCTGCAACGATCTCTTCATCAACCTTAAGCCCGGACTGATCAATCCGCCCAAATGCTGACCCTGCCGGTTGAGGAAATCGACGGTAATGGCCGTACCGCAGTCAATCACACAGGCTGCGCCAGGATAATAATGATGCATAGCCAATAAATTCAGCCAACGATCGACACCGAGCTTTTCCGCTTGCCGATAGGCATTGGTGACGCCACACGCATGACGAGAGGATGAGGCCCGGATAATAACGATATCGGGCCATAACTGTTGCGCCAGCCGCAGCAATTTTTCGACCGGCTGATGACCGCCTACCGAAGAAACGGCCAGCGTTCCCGGCTGATCGAATCTTTGCCAGGTTTGGCGAATTTGTTCGACGAAATCTTCGCTGCGATAATCGAGAGAGCCTTGAAATCTCACATCATCGTCACGCTCTATGCCCCATTTCAACCGGGAATTACCGAGATCGAGCAGCAGCTTCATGAGTTGCTAAAACTCACTTCGCCAGAAGCGAAACGCGTTAATTTCAGATCCTGGTCACGAATCATCAACATCCCCTGATCATCGATGCCCTCGACCTTGCCCTGATAACACTGTTGGCCCATGTAGATGTCGACCGCCCTGCCTTGCATGCAGTCGTAGTCGCGCCACTCGGCTAAATAATGGCTCAATCCCTTGTCGTCAAAATCGGCAACAACCGGCATGATATGGTTCAACAACACCGCCGCCAGTTTGTTTCTCAGACCATGGCTATGGCGGCCGACAATGCTATCGAGATCGACCCAGGCCTGTTCGATGGCTTGGGCCTGTTGCGGAGGAAGATAACAGTTCAAACCCAAGCCAATCACTGCATTACAGGGGCCGCCACTTTCTCCTGACACTTCGATCAAGATGCCGGCCAGTTTTCGCTGCCGCCAGTAAATGTCATTAGGCCATTTCAGACCGACATCGACGATCCCCAGCTCATTCAAAGCCCTGACGACCGCGACCCCGACCGCAAGACTCAGGCCGGCTATCATCGCCGGACTCGATTGGTAACGCCATAACACCGACAAATAAATATTGCTGCCGAAAGGCGACAACCACTGTCTGCCCCTACGTCCCTTGCCGGCGGATTGAAATTCGGCAAAACAGGCGATGCCATTGGCTCCGCTCTGCTGCGCCTTTTCCAGCAAATAGCTATTGGTGGATGCAATCAAGTCATGTATCTCGACGCCATTCAACAAGAGATCGGCTTGCGGCGACAAATACTGTTCTATTTGCCGCAATGACAGCAAGGCCATCGGATGCTGTAATTTATAGCCTTTTCCGCTGACGGCGCTTAATTCAATGCCCAGCTCGGACAAACCGTGCAATTGTTTGCAAATGGCGGAGCGACTGACGCCCAGCGATTCGGCCAATTCGGTTCCGGAATGAAAACCGCCATCAGCCAACAGACGAAGCGCACGTTTAAGATTTGCGGAAATAGCCACGTCAGAGTCTGATCCTCATTTGCTCTCGCGAATCTGCTGCATCTGTTTTTTCACTACATGCTTGATCAACAGTTCACGGTCATCGTCTTTCATATTGACATAGTCAACACCGACAAAATAGGGATAATCGCCGCCCTCTTCATTGCGTTGGCAATAGATGACCTTGCCATAGGCGACTATCACCGCCATACAGGAAGTCAGCATGATTCTTATTTCCAAAAACCGCCCCGGTTGTAATTCCTCGTCGGCGGCAAAAGCCAGCCCGGAAGCGCTGATATTGACATCCCGACTATCATGTTCGCCGAATTGATTGCCCTGCATCGTTAACGCCTGGGCTAACAAATTAATTTTGGTGTCGATGATTTTGAGATATTCGAAGATTTCCGGTTGATTTTTTTCCAAGCGGGCGCCGATGATGCGGGCTTCCTGAGACATCGCATCGAGGGCGGCGGCCAGCGAACAATTGCTAAGTAAATCATCGGAAACGTGGCTTAATGCCGTCACGGTATTTTCATCGACGACCTTGTAAACCAAATTGACCTTATCTTCGATACGAAAAAAACGCCGTCTTTCCTGCTGCTCAGTATTCATATTCCAATTTCCGGGAAACCTTAGTTCAATTTATCTGCTAATGCGTCGCTCTGAATAACCGTAGCGCTATCATCCAAATCTACAGTTGGATCATCCTGTTCGATAATGATCTCAACCCGTCGGTTTTTCGCTCTGTTTTTGTCCGAGTCGTTTGGGACCAATGGTCGGGTATCGGCATACCCTTCAATCACGATGCGCTTGGGATCGGTGTTTTTGTTATTCAGCATATAATGAGCCACCGTCACCGAACGAGCCGCCGACAATTCCCAATTCGACCGATACCAGTCGGTTGAAATCGGCACATCATCGGTATGTCCGGCGACGGCCACTTCACCCACCGAATGATTGACCGACTCGGTGATTTTATCCATGACCGGCTCAAACCCCGCTTTCAACACGGCGCTGCCGGACGGAAAAGAGCCTTTTTCATTGATCCGAATGATGATTTTCAAACCCTCCGTCGTTACCGTAACCAACCCCGCGTTAATTTCCTCCTGCAAGGTTTTCCTGATTTGTTCGGCCTGCTCCTCAATTTCCTTGAGTTTCTCTTCCATAATTTGCTTTTTCAGCACCTCCATATCCTTAGCGCTGACATCCAGTTGTGTATCTTTTTGATTAGTCGACTGCTTGACGTCCGGCAATAAAGTCGGCTCGGTCTGGGCCGGTGAAAAATGCTGAGCGATGATGCTGGTGCCCATCGGCACATCATCGGCTGGAATGTCCCTCTGGACACCGAAGGCGTTCATCATCGATTCCGACATTTTCTTGAACTTGTTAGCGTCCATCGTCGCAAACGATAACAACAACACGAAAAAGCACATCAATAACGACATCAGATCGGCGAAGGTCGCCAGCCAACGCGGCGCTCCCGCCTCCGGACATTTGGGACATTCATCCGCCATGATCATTCTTCCTCATTGTTCAGCCGTTTTTTCTCGGACAAGTAGGAATTAAGCAGGGCTTCCAACACCTTAGGATTCATGCCTTCCTGAATACCGCTGATGGTATCCAAAATCAGTTCTCTATTGGTCTTTTCATAACTCAATACATTGGCCAGCTTATCAACCATCGGCAATGCGAAGCAATTGGCCACGATCGCGCCGTATAGGGTCGTCAGCAAGGCCACCGCCATCGCCGGACCGATGCTGGCGGGATCGGACATATTGGCCAGCATCTGCACCAAGCCAACCAAGGTGCCGATCATTCCCATCGCCGGCGCCAGGTCACCGACCCCTTTCCACATATTTTGGCC
Protein-coding sequences here:
- a CDS encoding flagellar motor protein MotB; its protein translation is MADECPKCPEAGAPRWLATFADLMSLLMCFFVLLLSFATMDANKFKKMSESMMNAFGVQRDIPADDVPMGTSIIAQHFSPAQTEPTLLPDVKQSTNQKDTQLDVSAKDMEVLKKQIMEEKLKEIEEQAEQIRKTLQEEINAGLVTVTTEGLKIIIRINEKGSFPSGSAVLKAGFEPVMDKITESVNHSVGEVAVAGHTDDVPISTDWYRSNWELSAARSVTVAHYMLNNKNTDPKRIVIEGYADTRPLVPNDSDKNRAKNRRVEIIIEQDDPTVDLDDSATVIQSDALADKLN
- the birA gene encoding bifunctional biotin--[acetyl-CoA-carboxylase] ligase/biotin operon repressor BirA is translated as MAISANLKRALRLLADGGFHSGTELAESLGVSRSAICKQLHGLSELGIELSAVSGKGYKLQHPMALLSLRQIEQYLSPQADLLLNGVEIHDLIASTNSYLLEKAQQSGANGIACFAEFQSAGKGRRGRQWLSPFGSNIYLSVLWRYQSSPAMIAGLSLAVGVAVVRALNELGIVDVGLKWPNDIYWRQRKLAGILIEVSGESGGPCNAVIGLGLNCYLPPQQAQAIEQAWVDLDSIVGRHSHGLRNKLAAVLLNHIMPVVADFDDKGLSHYLAEWRDYDCMQGRAVDIYMGQQCYQGKVEGIDDQGMLMIRDQDLKLTRFASGEVSFSNS
- a CDS encoding PilZ domain-containing protein, whose product is MNTEQQERRRFFRIEDKVNLVYKVVDENTVTALSHVSDDLLSNCSLAAALDAMSQEARIIGARLEKNQPEIFEYLKIIDTKINLLAQALTMQGNQFGEHDSRDVNISASGLAFAADEELQPGRFLEIRIMLTSCMAVIVAYGKVIYCQRNEEGGDYPYFVGVDYVNMKDDDRELLIKHVVKKQMQQIRESK
- a CDS encoding type III pantothenate kinase, encoding MKLLLDLGNSRLKWGIERDDDVRFQGSLDYRSEDFVEQIRQTWQRFDQPGTLAVSSVGGHQPVEKLLRLAQQLWPDIVIIRASSSRHACGVTNAYRQAEKLGVDRWLNLLAMHHYYPGAACVIDCGTAITVDFLNRQGQHLGGLISPGLRLMKRSLQRGTAQLPFSEQDKVAGLAADTEAAIYNGTLYAAAGLVEHVLSRQQLSGDVIMTGGDASLIAENLSIKTIIEPDMVLKGLSVYCKKGCRL